The following proteins come from a genomic window of Plutella xylostella chromosome 22, ilPluXylo3.1, whole genome shotgun sequence:
- the LOC105393608 gene encoding programmed cell death protein 2: MGDKKVDIGVLEERSSFLLHPRFFPSKVGGKPAWLDLKNLPSPSETTCSRCEDPLIFLCQVYAPYEESDESFHRSIFIFVCKNGSCCQSNNAENFVVIRNQLPRKNEYYLFEPYEEDENEEFSMEKWSKLCEVCGTKAPSHCSKCKKIYYCSRKHQILDWKKGHKEKCDEMKGAEIVKPCNFVVTESGKGLLFKEWELVVDEEDEEEATNVDENSEMEKLRKLMQEKKAGSLTGVSEAELDQYTQEQPVDKVFNKFSKRIARHPDQVLRYDRGGAPLWITGNTNSVAHIPNCEYCNGERQFEFQIMPQLLNFIDVGIELNSIDWGVLVVYTCKNSCSDGPAYKREFIIKQDLSQ; the protein is encoded by the exons ATGGGCGATAAAAAAGTGGATATTGGTGTTTTGGAAGAAAGAAGTAGTTTTCTTTTACATCCTAGATTTTTTCCAAGTAAAGTGGGGGGAAAACCTGCTTGGCTTGACTTAAAAAATCTTCCCAGTCCATCTGAGACTACATGTTCACGCTGTGAAGATCCCCTTATTTTCTTATGCCAG GTGTATGCCCCTTACGAAGAATCAGACGAGAGCTTTCATAGgagcatatttatttttgtatgcaAAAATGGATCTTGTTGTCAAAGCAATAATGCTGAGAACTTTGTAGTCATTAGAAATCAGCTACCACGTAAAAATGAATACTATTTGTTTGAGCCATATGAAGAGGATGAAAATGAA GAATTCTCAATGGAGAAGTGGTCTAAACTTTGTGAAGTTTGTGGTACTAAAGCTCCATCACATTGTTCAAAGTGCAAAAAGATTTACTATTGCAGTCGGAAACATCAAattttagattggaaaaaAGGTCACAAGGAAAAGTGTGATGAAATGAAG gGAGCTGAGATTGTAAAACCAtgtaattttgttgtaactgaaTCTGGCAAAGGGTTGTTATTCAAGGAGTGGGAACTGGTAGTTGATGAAGAGGATGAG GAAGAAGCTACAAATGTAGACGAAAACAGTGAAATGGAGAAACTAAGGAAACTAATGCAAGAGAAAAAGGCTGGATCCCTCACTGGTGTGAGCGAAGCAGAGTTGGACCAATACACTCAGGAGCAGCCTGTAGATAAAGTCTTCAATAAGTTTAGTAAACGGATAGCCCGTCACCCAGACCAGGTCTTGCGGTATGACCGAGGGGGAGCCCCTCTCTGGATCACCGGGAACACTAACAGTGTAGCTCACATCCCTAACTGTGAATACTGCAATGGTGAAAGACAGTTTGAATTTCAG ATAATGCCTCAGCTTCTCAACTTCATTGATGTTGGTATAGAGCTGAACAGCATAGACTGGGGTGTGTTGGTGGTGTACACTTGCAAGAACAGCTGTTCCGATGGGCCCGCATACAAAAGAGAATTCATAATCAAACAAGATTTatcacaataa